The Syntrophorhabdaceae bacterium genome contains the following window.
TCGACCCTGCGTTTGCATTGCGCGGCTATTTTGGGATCGTGGGTGATAACTACGATCGTGATCCCCTCCTCTTTGTTCAATCTCTTAAAGAGGTTCATGATCTCCTGCCCTGTGTGGGTGTCAAGGGCGCCCGTCGGTTCGTCTGCAAGGATGAGCGCAGGATTGCCCGTAAGCGCCCGCGCGATTGCGACCCTCTGCTGCTGCCCGCCTGAGAGTTCCGTCGGTTTATGGTGAGACCGTTCCTGCATCTCAACCTTTTTGATATACTCCATCGATCTTTCCGTAATCTCTTTTTCACTGATCCCCCGGTAGATGAGGGGCAGGCCGACGTTATCGATGGCCGTTAATCTCGGCAGCAGATGATACTGTTGGAAGACAAAACCGATCATCCTGTTCCGCAGACTTGAAAGCATCCTGTCGTCATCATAGGTGATCTTGGTATCCTCTATGAAATATGACCCTGCTGAAGGCTGTTCCAGGAGCCCCATGATATTCATGAGCGTCGATTTTCCGCTTCCGGAAGGACCGATAATGGAGAGGAGTTCGCCCTTTTCAACCGTGAGGGAGATCCCCTTCAATACATCGACTGTGGTTGGCCCGACCCGGTAGGATTTGTTTATGTCTGTTAAGCGCAGCATATCCGGTCAGGGCAGAAGTATTTCTTCTCCTTTCGTCAATCCCTTTATTATCTCCACGGAATCAAGGGTGGTGATGCCTGTTTCAAC
Protein-coding sequences here:
- a CDS encoding ABC transporter ATP-binding protein — encoded protein: MLRLTDINKSYRVGPTTVDVLKGISLTVEKGELLSIIGPSGSGKSTLMNIMGLLEQPSAGSYFIEDTKITYDDDRMLSSLRNRMIGFVFQQYHLLPRLTAIDNVGLPLIYRGISEKEITERSMEYIKKVEMQERSHHKPTELSGGQQQRVAIARALTGNPALILADEPTGALDTHTGQEIMNLFKRLNKEEGITIVVITHDPKIAAQCKRRVELRDGIITG